The Candidatus Dependentiae bacterium DNA window TCACAAAAGGTTTAACAATTTGTAATTTGGTGCTTGACACAATGACTAAAGCGAATAGAGACTATGTTATGCTAACCACAAATCAGGCAATTGCTTTAATAATGTTGGGTGACCCAGCAAAAGCAAACAAAATTCTTAAAGCTCTTTACGACAACCAGCCGGACGACCCAAATTTTGACAATGTTGAGAAAAAGTATATCCAATCTCTGATCGGTAAAAGCAAAAGCGATTTGGTTGACATGATGAATAATCCAGAAAAATACAGCCGGTAACATTGCATTGGCAATATGGCGGGGTTACGAACATATTCTCAGCTTTCTGTTCGCTAATCAGGTTCAGTTTCGGCAGCCGAATAACGCCGAGCAACAGAATAAACAATGAGCTTTAGTATCTTTAATCAGCAGCGGCACCGGGCAGACGGAACATGAATACCGCCACATCGCCAATGCTTTAACGTTGGCGGTCATGCTCAAAACCCTCATAGGCACATTCCTCCTTTCAGATATTTGGCAGACATTACCTAATTAGGTAACTTTGCTTTGTGGACGATTTCAAAGGACAAGTACGCAGTTTGAAGGTTTATGGTGACGACTTTTGGGAGTTTTACAACAAACAAACCCAAAAAGTAAAGGAGCGTATCCTTTGGACCATCCGCCTCATTCGTGACATTCAGAGAGTTCCTGAACAGTACCTCAAGCACTTGGAAGGCACTGAAGGACTTTATGAAATCAGAGTGGGTTCAGGAAGTAACATCTTTAGAATTTTCTGCTTCTTCGATGATGGGCAATTGGTGATACTTCTGAACGGTTTTCAGAAGAAAACTCAGAAGACGCCGACAGACGAACTCGAAAGAGCGAAAAAACTTAAAAAGCAGTATTATGACGACAAGAAAAAACAAGCTCGTTGACCTTGACGAGTTCATAGACAAGGAGTACGGTAAACGTGGGACAAAGAGGCGTGACAAGTTTGAGGAAGGTTATGAAACCTTCAAACTTGGCGTGGTGTTGCAGGAACTTCGCAAAGAACGAAACATGACCCAAGCGCAGCTTGCTGAAAAATGCGGCACGACAAAAAATTATATTTCCCGCATAGAGAACGACGCAAGTGACATTCGTCTTTCCACCCTGCAGCGCATAGTGAGAGAAGGTTTCGGCGGACACCTAAGATTATCTGTCAACCTCTGACACAAAAGCACGAACCGCCAACAGTGCATTGCTGCAAGTGTGGCTGAAGTAATGCTATGCGGCTGGACGAATAACAGGGCATCTGCTTATCTTTACTCACCTGCATTGCTGCCAATTCCACACCTGACAGCAATGCTTCAACGTTATGGGCAACCTTAACTGACGACAACAAAACTGTAATAGACGACTTGACTTGAAGAACATTATCAGCATATTGACAATTTTCGCAACGACAATTTTATTGACTTCGTGTTGCTCCGAATGCAAGGAATGTGAATTGACTTTAAAATACGAATGGAAAGTTTCTAACAAAGGCTTCGACATTATCAATATGGACAATGATCGTTTAATTGCAAGTGAAATATACTACAAA harbors:
- a CDS encoding type II toxin-antitoxin system RelE/ParE family toxin is translated as MDDFKGQVRSLKVYGDDFWEFYNKQTQKVKERILWTIRLIRDIQRVPEQYLKHLEGTEGLYEIRVGSGSNIFRIFCFFDDGQLVILLNGFQKKTQKTPTDELERAKKLKKQYYDDKKKQAR
- a CDS encoding helix-turn-helix transcriptional regulator, which codes for MTTRKNKLVDLDEFIDKEYGKRGTKRRDKFEEGYETFKLGVVLQELRKERNMTQAQLAEKCGTTKNYISRIENDASDIRLSTLQRIVREGFGGHLRLSVNL